A portion of the Ardenticatenales bacterium genome contains these proteins:
- the trpB gene encoding tryptophan synthase subunit beta: MFPTTPVPDARGKFGPYGGQFVPETLMPALTTLITAYDNARTDPAFIAEFQHLLRTYVGRPSPITHARRLSTALGGAQIYLKREDLNHSGAHKINNALGQALLAQRMGKRRIVAETGAGQHGVGTATACALLGLECIVYMGSVDIARQQPNVLRMKLLGAEVHAVDSGSKTLKDAINEAIRDWVTNVETTHYLLGSVLGPHPYPMMVRDFQSVIGQEARAQIQQEAGRLPDLIIACVGGGSNAMGIFHAFRDDEDVALIGVEAGGEGIGGGKHAARFADLAISRIGVLHGTKSFVMQTPDGQIMETHSISAGLDYPSVGPEHAWLRDQERAGYTYATDAEALAAFQTLSKTEGIIPALESSHALAEAIKRAPTMRPDQIILVNLSGRGDKDLDTVVRALGLE; this comes from the coding sequence ATGTTCCCAACAACTCCTGTTCCTGACGCGCGTGGCAAGTTTGGCCCTTATGGGGGTCAGTTTGTGCCGGAGACGTTGATGCCGGCACTCACCACCCTCATCACCGCCTACGACAACGCCCGCACCGACCCCGCCTTCATCGCCGAATTCCAACACCTCCTGCGCACCTACGTCGGTCGCCCCTCCCCCATCACCCACGCCCGCCGCCTCAGCACCGCCCTCGGCGGCGCGCAAATCTACCTCAAACGGGAAGACCTCAACCACTCCGGCGCGCACAAAATCAACAACGCCCTCGGCCAGGCCCTCCTCGCCCAACGCATGGGCAAGCGCCGCATCGTCGCCGAAACCGGCGCGGGGCAGCACGGCGTCGGCACAGCCACCGCCTGCGCCCTCCTCGGCCTGGAATGCATCGTCTACATGGGCAGCGTAGACATCGCCCGCCAGCAGCCCAACGTCCTGCGCATGAAACTGCTGGGCGCGGAAGTACACGCCGTAGACAGCGGCAGCAAAACGCTCAAAGACGCCATCAACGAAGCCATCCGCGACTGGGTCACCAACGTCGAAACCACCCACTACCTGCTCGGCTCCGTCCTCGGCCCCCATCCCTACCCCATGATGGTGCGCGACTTCCAGAGCGTCATCGGGCAAGAAGCGCGCGCGCAAATCCAACAAGAAGCGGGCCGCCTTCCCGACCTGATCATCGCTTGCGTTGGCGGCGGCAGCAACGCCATGGGCATCTTCCACGCCTTCCGCGACGATGAAGACGTGGCCTTGATTGGCGTGGAAGCGGGTGGAGAAGGCATCGGCGGCGGCAAACACGCCGCCCGCTTCGCCGACCTCGCCATTTCCCGCATTGGCGTGCTGCATGGAACCAAAAGCTTCGTCATGCAAACGCCCGACGGCCAGATCATGGAAACGCACAGCATCAGCGCCGGCCTGGATTACCCCAGCGTCGGCCCAGAACACGCCTGGCTGCGCGACCAGGAACGCGCCGGCTACACCTACGCCACCGACGCCGAAGCGTTAGCCGCCTTCCAGACCCTCAGCAAAACGGAGGGCATCATCCCCGCGCTGGAATCCAGCCACGCCCTGGCCGAAGCCATCAAGCGCGCCCCCACCATGCGCCCCGACCAGATCATCCTCGTCAATCTCAGCGGGCGCGGTGACAAAGACCTGGACACAGTTGTCCGGGCGCTGGGACTCGAATAA
- a CDS encoding NUDIX hydrolase encodes MLKPFKTLSSRVVWSCPWYNVRQDEIVTPDGKPGVYNVVQHPDAVWIIPVTDTGEIVLIHTYRYTVDDWCYEIPAGSVKPDATPLTTAQAELREEIGGSARDWHYLGQFYTANGICNEVGHYFLATGVTLGATAHEPTEVIEVHPTPIPDALRMAAQGAISDAPSVMALLLCQQKLLEWYAATTAT; translated from the coding sequence ATGCTCAAACCGTTCAAAACATTATCGAGTCGTGTTGTCTGGTCTTGCCCCTGGTACAACGTTCGCCAGGATGAAATAGTCACACCCGATGGGAAGCCAGGGGTCTACAATGTGGTGCAGCATCCTGATGCCGTGTGGATCATTCCGGTGACTGACACGGGCGAGATTGTGCTGATACACACCTATCGCTATACTGTAGACGACTGGTGTTATGAGATCCCTGCCGGCAGCGTCAAACCAGACGCCACCCCTTTAACCACGGCGCAGGCGGAGCTGCGCGAGGAAATCGGCGGCAGCGCCCGCGACTGGCACTATCTGGGTCAGTTCTATACGGCCAATGGCATCTGCAACGAAGTGGGGCACTACTTCCTGGCGACGGGCGTCACACTGGGCGCGACGGCCCACGAACCCACCGAGGTGATTGAAGTCCACCCCACCCCCATCCCGGATGCCTTACGCATGGCCGCACAGGGAGCCATCAGTGATGCTCCCAGCGTGATGGCTTTGCTGCTCTGCCAACAAAAACTGCTAGAATGGTATGCAGCAACCACGGCTACCTGA
- a CDS encoding phosphoribosylanthranilate isomerase — MTRVKICGITNLEDAQVAAAAGADYLGFILWPGSKRAITPAAAAIICDTLCRQQPRPLLVGVFVNVSGAEMAAHMDACGFDLAQLHGEEVPALIGDPASPLYGRAYKGLRPTSLAEAEAEAEWYQPPQRHPDHPALLIDTFHPNLRGGTGQTTDWQMAAHLAAQIPGLMLAGGLTPDNVAQAVRQVRPFAVDVASGVESAPGRKDHKAIHRFVTAVRSISFP, encoded by the coding sequence GTGACCCGTGTGAAAATTTGTGGCATCACCAACCTGGAAGACGCCCAGGTTGCCGCCGCCGCCGGAGCCGATTATCTCGGCTTTATCCTCTGGCCCGGCAGCAAACGGGCGATCACACCCGCCGCCGCCGCCATCATTTGTGACACGTTATGCCGGCAGCAGCCACGTCCGCTACTGGTTGGCGTCTTCGTCAACGTCAGCGGCGCGGAAATGGCCGCGCACATGGATGCCTGCGGCTTTGATCTGGCGCAGTTGCACGGCGAAGAAGTGCCCGCCCTCATCGGCGATCCCGCCTCGCCCCTCTACGGCCGCGCCTACAAAGGGCTGCGCCCTACCTCCCTGGCGGAAGCGGAAGCCGAGGCGGAATGGTATCAGCCCCCACAGCGCCACCCGGACCACCCCGCGCTGCTCATTGACACGTTTCACCCCAACTTACGCGGCGGCACGGGGCAAACGACGGACTGGCAAATGGCCGCGCACCTGGCCGCGCAGATTCCCGGCCTGATGCTGGCTGGCGGCCTCACGCCGGACAACGTAGCCCAGGCAGTGCGGCAAGTGCGCCCGTTTGCCGTTGATGTGGCCAGCGGCGTGGAGTCCGCGCCCGGACGCAAAGACCACAAAGCAATCCACCGCTTCGTCACCGCCGTGCGGTCTATTTCCTTTCCGTAG
- a CDS encoding branched-chain amino acid aminotransferase produces the protein MEIDIKTLEEADLKPVPTSNFGFCTKFSDRMFMQHYDAGIGWHDATICPYQSFSLEPSSAVLHYGQSIFEGFKAYRRPDGDINLFRPWENMRRFNQSAVRMAMPAVDEEEHLTAVVKLIELDHNWVPDTPGSSLYVRPVMIGTETALGVHASSRYLHYVILSPSGAYFKEGFNPIPVYISDKYRRAVVGGTGEAKTAGNYAASLYVSEEARKKGYSQVLWLDAIHGRYVEEVGAMNIAFVYEGKRIVTPALTGSILPGVTRDSVLTLAPTLGYETSEARIDVYEMLADIESGKITEVFGCGTAAVIAPVGKFGYLDKEYIINGHKPGPVTTHLYQALTDIQYGRSKDPFGWTMKIHANAH, from the coding sequence ATGGAAATCGACATTAAGACGCTGGAGGAGGCGGACCTTAAGCCCGTTCCTACCAGCAATTTTGGCTTTTGCACGAAGTTTTCGGACCGTATGTTTATGCAGCATTATGATGCCGGCATTGGCTGGCACGATGCCACCATTTGCCCTTATCAATCATTCAGCCTGGAACCCTCCTCCGCGGTTCTCCATTACGGCCAATCTATCTTTGAAGGATTCAAGGCCTATCGTCGGCCTGATGGCGACATCAACCTGTTTCGTCCGTGGGAGAACATGCGTCGGTTTAATCAGTCCGCGGTACGCATGGCAATGCCGGCAGTAGACGAAGAAGAACACCTCACCGCCGTCGTCAAACTCATCGAACTGGACCACAATTGGGTCCCCGACACCCCCGGGTCCAGCCTTTACGTCCGCCCCGTCATGATCGGCACGGAAACGGCCCTCGGCGTCCACGCCAGCAGCCGCTACCTGCACTACGTCATCCTTTCTCCCTCCGGCGCTTACTTCAAAGAAGGCTTCAACCCCATCCCCGTTTACATCTCCGACAAATACCGCCGCGCCGTGGTAGGAGGGACTGGGGAAGCGAAAACTGCCGGCAATTACGCCGCCAGCCTCTACGTCAGCGAAGAAGCCCGCAAAAAGGGGTACTCCCAGGTCCTCTGGCTCGACGCCATCCACGGGCGCTACGTCGAAGAAGTCGGCGCCATGAACATCGCCTTTGTCTACGAAGGCAAACGCATCGTCACCCCCGCCCTCACCGGCAGCATCCTCCCCGGCGTCACCCGCGACTCAGTCCTCACGTTGGCCCCTACACTGGGCTACGAAACCAGCGAGGCGCGTATTGATGTTTACGAGATGCTCGCCGACATCGAATCAGGCAAAATCACAGAAGTGTTCGGCTGTGGCACCGCCGCCGTCATCGCTCCCGTCGGCAAATTTGGTTACTTAGACAAAGAGTACATCATCAATGGCCACAAACCCGGCCCCGTAACCACCCATCTCTACCAGGCGCTCACGGACATTCAGTATGGGCGCAGCAAAGATCCATTTGGCTGGACAATGAAAATCCATGCCAACGCGCACTGA
- a CDS encoding FG-GAP repeat protein: MNAYWKKTIKVLIMAAAIFMTHLLVAYAYDDVQIGSESVKYVDPEIDSDANMITFRDAWLTGNAWAGWLDPATGDLVSETGQDFWLAGQLSPINELQDNGPEWLRHNGALMVIYTRQEGMVERMYLWSTVTGQSQPVMPGTDYISRTHFDGSNSADGSGKLLYRRRSLLFGSWEVYWLDLSNPTQEHRLPDVELDVSLPTWIENDTILYSRHHGDAIQLVQYDTATLSETVLTSDSGDKLGAYAWNAPEAGGDLLYMAAVKMEGDTYASEIRVYQMVAGATEPITFVTFAPPPEAGSHVNIASPEPFVYDGASYISLALFNDAKDEGSIWVFALPTERGGQPPAPQRLDDPNLAVLKLDPEWYVTPDGAYVYYYYNVSGWPSRVILHRCAFYPTGAASQGEGSGYPTHQEDEEVTAILRENRTAAESTLSAPQTQETKLMGNDAGIGDLYGWSVALDGDVAVVGAVYDDNNNDMSGAAYVFRRYGQTWVEEAKLTGSDVVFEDHQARMVAVNGDVILVPATYDNDNGYHAGAVYVFRWDGANWNEEAKLVASDGAAEDYFGYGVAVHGDLILVGAKGDDDNGVDAGSAYIFRWDGANWNEEAKLLASDGGAGDYFSFSVAVQDNVALLSAVYDDDQGTDSGSAYVFRWNGLAWDEEAKLMAEDGTAHDQFGWSVSLSNGVALIGADGVANQSGAAYIFRWDGADWNAEAKVTAEPLSANDQFGKSVSLDGDVALVGAYGTNSWTGAAYRFRLNGLQWVEEAVLTASDGKYLKQFGRWVALNGETALVGSPGLLRSMGAAYVYTEGAAAQDAR; encoded by the coding sequence ATGAACGCCTACTGGAAGAAAACAATCAAAGTTCTGATCATGGCCGCGGCTATCTTCATGACACACTTACTCGTCGCCTATGCGTATGATGACGTACAAATCGGTTCCGAATCGGTAAAGTATGTAGACCCGGAGATTGATAGTGATGCCAACATGATCACGTTTCGCGATGCCTGGCTCACGGGCAATGCCTGGGCCGGATGGCTTGATCCGGCAACCGGCGACCTGGTTTCCGAAACGGGACAGGATTTCTGGCTCGCCGGACAACTCTCGCCTATCAACGAACTGCAAGACAATGGTCCGGAGTGGTTGCGCCACAACGGGGCGCTTATGGTCATCTATACCCGTCAGGAAGGCATGGTGGAGCGGATGTATTTGTGGTCCACGGTGACCGGGCAATCACAACCGGTTATGCCGGGCACCGACTACATTTCCCGCACCCACTTCGACGGCTCGAACAGCGCGGACGGTTCCGGGAAACTGCTGTATCGCCGGCGCTCGCTGCTGTTTGGCTCCTGGGAAGTGTACTGGCTCGATCTGAGCAATCCGACACAGGAACATCGCCTGCCAGACGTGGAACTGGACGTTTCGCTGCCGACCTGGATCGAGAATGATACCATCCTGTACAGTCGCCATCACGGTGATGCCATTCAGCTAGTCCAATACGACACGGCAACCCTGTCCGAGACGGTTCTCACCAGCGACAGCGGCGATAAACTGGGCGCTTATGCCTGGAATGCGCCGGAAGCAGGTGGGGATCTGCTCTACATGGCAGCCGTCAAGATGGAGGGAGACACGTACGCCTCGGAGATTCGCGTTTACCAGATGGTGGCCGGGGCAACAGAACCCATCACATTCGTCACCTTCGCGCCGCCGCCGGAAGCCGGCTCGCACGTGAACATCGCCTCACCGGAACCGTTTGTTTACGATGGCGCTTCCTACATCTCACTGGCGCTGTTCAACGACGCAAAGGATGAAGGGTCGATCTGGGTTTTCGCCTTGCCAACCGAACGAGGCGGTCAGCCTCCGGCACCACAACGCCTGGATGATCCCAATCTGGCGGTGCTGAAACTGGACCCGGAGTGGTATGTAACCCCTGACGGCGCATACGTCTACTATTACTACAATGTTTCCGGCTGGCCCAGCCGCGTCATCCTGCATCGGTGTGCTTTCTACCCGACCGGCGCCGCGTCGCAAGGGGAAGGAAGCGGTTATCCGACGCATCAGGAAGACGAAGAAGTGACGGCGATTCTCCGGGAGAACCGGACCGCCGCTGAGTCCACCCTGAGCGCCCCCCAAACGCAGGAAACCAAACTGATGGGCAACGATGCCGGCATTGGAGACTTGTATGGCTGGTCCGTCGCGCTGGATGGCGATGTCGCCGTCGTCGGCGCGGTCTATGACGATAACAATAATGACATGTCCGGCGCGGCTTACGTGTTCCGCCGCTATGGGCAAACCTGGGTTGAAGAAGCAAAACTGACAGGCAGTGACGTCGTCTTCGAGGATCATCAGGCGCGCATGGTGGCGGTGAATGGGGATGTGATTCTCGTGCCGGCAACCTACGACAATGACAATGGTTACCACGCCGGCGCAGTCTACGTCTTCCGCTGGGACGGCGCGAATTGGAACGAAGAGGCCAAATTAGTCGCCAGTGATGGCGCGGCGGAAGATTACTTCGGTTACGGCGTCGCGGTCCACGGGGATTTGATTCTCGTAGGCGCCAAGGGAGACGATGATAACGGGGTTGACGCCGGGTCGGCCTACATCTTCCGTTGGGATGGCGCGAACTGGAACGAAGAAGCTAAATTGCTGGCCAGCGATGGCGGCGCGGGTGACTACTTCAGTTTTTCCGTGGCCGTGCAAGACAATGTGGCCTTGCTCAGCGCGGTTTATGATGACGATCAGGGAACGGACTCCGGCTCAGCGTATGTTTTCCGTTGGAACGGTCTGGCCTGGGACGAAGAGGCAAAGCTGATGGCTGAAGACGGAACAGCCCATGACCAGTTTGGCTGGTCGGTTTCCCTCAGCAACGGGGTTGCCCTCATTGGCGCGGATGGTGTGGCGAATCAGTCAGGCGCGGCCTATATTTTTCGCTGGGATGGCGCAGACTGGAACGCCGAGGCGAAAGTGACAGCGGAGCCGTTGTCCGCCAACGATCAGTTTGGAAAGTCGGTGTCGCTGGATGGAGATGTGGCCCTGGTCGGCGCGTACGGCACGAATTCCTGGACCGGCGCGGCCTACCGGTTCCGTTTGAACGGCCTGCAATGGGTTGAGGAAGCCGTACTGACGGCCAGCGACGGCAAATACTTGAAGCAATTCGGCCGTTGGGTGGCGCTGAATGGTGAGACGGCTCTGGTTGGCTCACCCGGTCTTCTCAGGAGCATGGGCGCGGCTTACGTCTACACCGAAGGTGCTGCCGCGCAGGACGCACGATAG
- a CDS encoding tetratricopeptide repeat protein, whose amino-acid sequence MQDKADFADVLNRFMTRDGRNASQLSQQIGEQFGRYQRIPRETLYRWASGYVKRPRNCWDIVRLAVVLRLSRGEADALLLAAEHCSLEALREQAQTEAEAELLGYWPDEELLAPAQPAVVEWDLREMPALSIPPHAPLPTGSRLLLTPNPLFVGRTDALRDLAQTLKHHRTVALTGLGGIGKTQLAVEFAHRYGRYFPGGIFWLSFADAAAVPAQVAICGGLHGLNLSPDFDDLPVDRQVDLVQRAWREPSPRLLIFDNCEEEALLARWRPAHGGCRVLITSRRARWDLALDVVALPLEVFPRHESVSLLRRFCADMDLTEAAEIAAELGDLPLALHLAGNFLDRYQFDLTPLAYLEQLRALREYFLKHPSLQGWGAGYSPTGHETHVGLTLSISTNRLDPNDDVDALAQSLLARAACFAPNEPIPSHLLRAALTQAGRNPSAANPLLVADALSRLLALGLIQESGDRTYVHLHRLLAAFVNMLVSDSAAIPDATARSDVEAAVLREAQRLNKRRNPGPLRMWDIHLYHLTGIALSRQDARAADLCHALAVYLQLSGKYAEAQSYFEQALVIRRRVLGGAHPDTASALHCLGALFGDMNKPDEAQNCLEQALLIREQVAEPDFLEIAESLSVLGNVLLAAGKLPRAQPCLERALALYKQHLGADHAQTAISYGQLGALYQAKGDLSAARFYARQAQAIRERLFDTDFPRTATSLVNLGVLFQDMGNLADAAPMLQEALSIFELKLGPAHPHIAVILSQLGRVAQAAGDTAQARTYLERALVVQDMALGPDHPETAALRVELNALLSGNSDDGHRGAL is encoded by the coding sequence ATGCAAGACAAGGCGGATTTTGCCGATGTACTTAATCGGTTTATGACCCGCGATGGACGTAATGCGAGCCAACTTTCCCAGCAGATAGGCGAGCAGTTTGGCCGTTATCAGAGAATTCCCCGGGAAACGCTTTATCGCTGGGCCAGCGGTTATGTCAAACGCCCCCGTAACTGCTGGGATATTGTTCGCCTGGCGGTGGTGCTGCGCCTATCGCGGGGGGAGGCGGATGCTTTGCTGCTGGCGGCGGAACATTGTTCCCTGGAGGCGTTGCGTGAACAGGCGCAAACAGAGGCGGAAGCGGAACTACTAGGATACTGGCCGGATGAGGAACTGCTTGCGCCGGCGCAGCCTGCCGTGGTGGAATGGGATTTGCGGGAAATGCCGGCACTTTCCATCCCCCCTCATGCCCCTTTGCCAACCGGCTCACGCCTGCTACTGACTCCCAATCCCCTGTTTGTCGGACGTACCGATGCGCTGCGTGACCTGGCTCAAACCCTGAAACATCATCGAACCGTCGCCCTAACCGGCCTGGGCGGCATCGGCAAAACGCAACTGGCGGTTGAGTTCGCGCACCGGTATGGTCGCTACTTCCCCGGCGGCATCTTCTGGCTTTCATTTGCCGACGCGGCCGCCGTGCCGGCACAAGTTGCCATTTGCGGTGGTCTACATGGCCTCAATTTGTCCCCTGACTTTGATGATTTGCCCGTAGACAGACAGGTGGACCTGGTGCAACGGGCATGGCGTGAGCCATCCCCGCGCCTGCTCATCTTCGATAATTGTGAAGAGGAGGCATTGCTTGCCCGCTGGCGACCGGCGCACGGGGGATGCCGGGTCTTGATCACCAGTCGGCGCGCGCGCTGGGACCTGGCGCTTGATGTCGTCGCGTTGCCGTTAGAGGTGTTCCCGCGCCACGAGAGCGTCAGCCTGCTGCGCCGGTTTTGTGCCGATATGGACCTGACGGAAGCCGCCGAAATCGCCGCCGAACTGGGGGACCTGCCGTTGGCGCTGCATCTTGCCGGCAATTTTCTCGACCGATACCAGTTCGACTTAACGCCGCTTGCTTACCTGGAGCAATTACGCGCCCTGCGGGAATATTTCCTGAAACATCCCTCGTTACAGGGATGGGGGGCCGGCTATTCACCCACCGGGCACGAAACCCACGTAGGCCTCACCCTCTCAATTAGCACCAATCGACTCGACCCGAACGACGATGTTGATGCCCTGGCTCAATCTTTATTAGCGCGCGCTGCCTGCTTTGCCCCCAATGAACCGATTCCCAGCCATTTGTTGCGGGCCGCGCTGACCCAAGCGGGACGGAACCCATCAGCCGCCAACCCACTGCTTGTCGCAGACGCCTTGTCTCGCCTCCTGGCGCTGGGACTCATCCAGGAAAGCGGCGATAGAACCTATGTCCACCTGCATCGGCTGTTAGCCGCCTTTGTCAACATGCTGGTCTCCGATTCCGCGGCGATCCCTGACGCTACGGCGCGAAGTGATGTCGAAGCAGCCGTTTTGCGGGAAGCGCAGCGCCTCAACAAAAGGCGCAATCCGGGACCACTACGCATGTGGGATATTCATCTGTACCATTTGACCGGGATTGCTTTGTCGCGCCAGGACGCGCGAGCGGCGGACTTGTGTCACGCTTTGGCGGTGTATCTACAACTAAGTGGGAAATACGCCGAGGCCCAATCCTATTTTGAGCAGGCGCTGGTTATTCGACGCCGCGTCTTGGGGGGCGCGCATCCTGATACCGCCAGTGCGCTTCACTGCCTGGGCGCCCTGTTTGGCGACATGAACAAACCAGACGAAGCGCAAAATTGCCTGGAACAGGCGTTATTGATACGCGAACAGGTGGCGGAACCGGATTTCCTGGAGATAGCCGAGAGTCTGAGCGTGTTGGGGAACGTGTTGTTGGCTGCCGGCAAACTGCCGCGGGCGCAACCATGCCTGGAACGCGCCCTCGCCCTGTACAAACAACATCTGGGAGCGGATCATGCGCAAACGGCCATTAGTTATGGACAGCTTGGCGCGTTGTATCAGGCGAAGGGGGATTTGTCGGCGGCTCGCTTCTATGCACGGCAGGCCCAGGCGATCCGTGAACGCCTGTTCGATACGGACTTTCCGCGAACGGCGACCAGTCTCGTCAATTTAGGGGTCTTGTTTCAGGATATGGGGAACCTGGCGGACGCCGCGCCCATGCTGCAGGAAGCCCTGTCGATCTTTGAACTCAAACTGGGGCCGGCGCATCCGCATATTGCCGTCATCCTGAGCCAGTTAGGCCGGGTGGCTCAGGCAGCGGGGGACACGGCCCAGGCCCGGACATACCTGGAGCGCGCCCTGGTTGTTCAAGATATGGCTTTGGGACCTGACCATCCGGAGACGGCAGCGCTGCGGGTTGAGCTAAACGCGCTGCTGTCGGGGAATTCAGACGACGGGCATCGGGGCGCCCTGTAA